GTCACAGGCAAGCACagcgaagcagcagcagcaaaggtAAGGTAATATTTGCAGCATCGTCTGAAGAAGCACAGGAGCAGGGGAGATATGGCGGCGAGCAAGGGGAacgcggtggcgtcggcggcggcggcgtgcgcgctcGTGCTGGTGCTGCTGGCCGTGGGCGCGGaggcgcagggcggcggcgggggggagtGCGTGCCGCAGCTGAACAGGCTGCTGGCGTGCCGCGCGTACGCGGTGCCCGGCGCCGGTGACCCCAGCGCCGAGTGTTGCAGCGCGCTCAGCTCCATCTCCCAGGGCTGCGCCTGCAGCGCCATCAGCATCATGAACAGCCTGCCTTCCAGATGCCACCTCAGCCAGATCAACTGCTGTATGTAACCCCCTCTTAAAACTAATCGACTTCTTTCTCATGATGATTGCCTCTAATCATCATTGTTTCTTTTGCTGTGTGCAGCTGCCTAAGACGAGACGAGAGTTACCCCCGGACGCCATGGAAGAAGAATAATCAAGGTGTTGACGAAGCCGTCGTTGTCTTCGTGTCTCGTTTAGTAAAATCTTCAGATTGTACTGCAGTTGCTATTGATGTCGTTGATGTCGATGAATAATACTAGTAAGTACTATGGAACAATCTTGTAATGCCCGGTTGCTGGTTCATTAACGATGACCTCCTTTGGCTATCGTGCCCCTCTTTGTTTTCCTTGTGTGTTTTCCTTTCTCAGCTTATGTTAAACGATCCAAGCCAACAATATTGCGCTCCTGGAAGAATCGACTTCCGTGGAACAGCACCAGCGATGCACTCTCGAACATAAATCCAACCTACCCTCTGGCTGGCTACATCTCGAATCAATGGAGCAGGTAAGTTATGTTCAGGGACAAAAGGGCCAAGAGGCCACCCATACATGCTAGTACCTTactagggttaattggattcatgccattataaacAGTCCAACAGTGCAGATACTATCTTGAACAAGCGAACATAGATTAATGAATTGATGAATTGCGGTAGCTCTGCAAGCAGCAGTCTATGTACATTCTGAGTTCTGACTGTTCAAATATGCAGGGTGAGTATCACATGAAACCCGGTACTTGAGAGTCACCATTCCAAAACACAAAAGAGGGTCATGAGACCTTAACGCCAAGTTTCATGCGAACCTTGCTAATATTTTCACGAACATGTGCCAGGCataagtaaaaagaaaaaaaattctgtgaATCCCTGTTGTGTTAATTGCAATTAACTCTTTCCCGGTTTCCCCCTATCCTGAAATCTGCTCTAGAAACAAGGCTTCCTGCTTGCTATTGAGGCCAAGATCACTTAAAGACATCTGAGACTCAGAGTCGGTGAATGCACGCCTGGGATAAGACCTCACCTGCACATTGTAgattttcatttatatttaatattcaggACCACAAGATTCAATCAGCAACATCTAAAAATGCTATAAAACAGAAACAACATGAAATCTCCCATGCATTAATTTTCCCCTGTTTACAGGCTAGTGAAgtaactagttttttttttataatccaAATATCACAACATGGCAAAACCAACAAGCTAGAATGCATTGTGTATACGATATTCAAACAAGATCCTAAATCTTAGGCACCTAAACAGAGGAATGAAAATAAAAAGCATGCCCACTAAATGTTGTGTGAGTGCTAAAAAATAGCTGGTGCTGCGGTTTCAATGTAATCTCTTTACAGTCTACCATGCCACAGGCATATTATCCTGACCTAGCTCAACGGGATGAGTACGCTGACTATCAGACAACCTCCAGTATTGATGTTAAATCTTTTAAAATCACATAGTTCAGAAATTGATCTATTCTACGAATGGTACATGATACTTGATAACACTAATAGCAAAATAAACTGACACATAATGACATATAAAAGCAGGCCGAatcatcgttttttttttctttttgtgctgGCGTAAATAACCAGCTTGTGCTAGTGCAAATCCAGTTTCAACAGGTTAATGGTAAACTACACTGATTTCTGTGTATAGAACATTCCTGAAACaccatgaaaaaaatgaaaaggttaGCAAAGTTACCAGCCTATAGGTTCCTGGTTTGAAAGTCCTGGAGATATCTATGAAATCAAAAAGGACCTGCAAGAATTCCAAAAACTTATTGAGGGAATACCAGTGAGTTTCATTAGGTATTCTGGCAACTAAAAGAATGTTACCTGAAGGTTGTCGGATTTCATAAAGCGCCTTCCCTGACGACGACCATCAGGCATGCGAACTACAACAGTGACAGCCCCTACATCATCTGGTAATGGCTCCTTTGGCAATGATGCTTGTTTGGCTGCAAGCTTGGACTCCAATTCCTATTCTCACATTGCCATAAATAACATAATCAATATACCACTGTGTGGTGAAAATAACACAAACCATGGAAAAGGCATAGTAGGCAAGTTCTAAAGGACACATAATTACTTCCTTATCATTTATTTGATATTACGTAGATGGTAAAGATGGTCACAGTCAGATCATAGTGCTAGCTTTTAACTACCTTTTCTTACTACTAATGACATAATTTACAGAAGAATACAGAAGAATGTTTCTCATCAGACCTAAGGAGTTAGTTAATCTGAGAAGTCCTCCAGATAAGAAACAAGTAAAGCAATATAACTTGCAACAATCCAGACATTGTTACCGACATGCAATCGTATCTGCACTAATGATAAAATTCATCAAGCACACTGGCCTGCCAACAGTGTGGCATGACTTTAATTTAATAAACCATAACGATATGATTAGCATGGTTATATGCCAATATAACTAATGTATGAACAGTTCTATGACTACTATCCATTCAACTCTCAAACGCGCTAACTACTAACTCAATTACCTCTTCCTCGAGTTGTTTTCTTcgcttttctt
The Oryza glaberrima chromosome 8, OglaRS2, whole genome shotgun sequence DNA segment above includes these coding regions:
- the LOC127782608 gene encoding non-specific lipid-transfer protein C4 yields the protein MAASKGNAVASAAAACALVLVLLAVGAEAQGGGGGECVPQLNRLLACRAYAVPGAGDPSAECCSALSSISQGCACSAISIMNSLPSRCHLSQINCSA